The following coding sequences lie in one Plasmodium berghei ANKA genome assembly, chromosome: 7 genomic window:
- a CDS encoding ATP synthase-associated protein, putative, whose product MNKNEIHKNLEKEDVNKLIDNSLKSAETDDEHSYFLQQNNIYWETGHRTYIPFFHFLIHKYTNKIIDDQIRNFRNCVKSVHHTPFVFHKDGYFRSYYGDPDVNMIFNLKKNTNFVFNSTGSLNSYNLLSNNSTYDKPTHIFNQVLMSAFKMDLKSALETVM is encoded by the exons atgaataaaaatgaaattcaTAAGAATTTGGAAAAGGAAGATGTTAATAAACTCATTGATAATTCTTTAAAGTCAGCAGAAACAGATGATGAACACTCCTATTTTTTacaacaaaataatatttattggGAAACAGGTCATAGGACATACATTCCcttttttcactttttgatacataaatatactaataaaataatagacGACCAA ATAAGAAATTTTCGAAACTGTGTAAAAAGTGTGCATCATACACCATTTGTATTTCACAAAGATGGATATTTTAGAAGTTATTATGGGGATCCAGATGTTAATATGATtttcaatttaaaaaaaaatacaaattttgtttttaattcaaCGGGATCATTAAATTCGTATAATTTACTAAGCAACAATTCTACTTATGATAAGCCTACACACATATTTAATCAAGTTCTCATGAGTGCATTTAAAATGGATTTAAAAAGCGCTTTAGAAACAGTCATGTAA
- a CDS encoding phosphoglucomutase-2, which produces MYKRLFNKDNILQKLKTNFNYNKRGFGGGKQNAEVKYIKESKQKYIFLTAVASISLSVGLTYAYENYVLYKWNNKYDYYYNPDLKAVQNKLQEKKEGKREKKHVCKHIILVRHGQYERKNRNDENSKKLTKEGCKQADITGKKLKDILNNKKISVIYHSDLIRAKETAEIISKYFPNAKLINDPNLNEGTPYLPNPIPRSSKFDAEKIKVDNQRINKAYETYFYQPPGDEDEYQLVICHGNVIRYFLCRALQLPLFAWLRFSSYNCGITWLVLDDEGSVILREFGSVSHLPFNSVTYF; this is translated from the coding sequence atgtataaacgATTATTTAACAAAGATAATATACTACAAAAACTTAAAAccaattttaattataataaaagagGATTTGGTGGAGGGAAGCAAAATGCGgaagtaaaatatataaaggaaagtaaacaaaaatatatatttttaacagCTGTAGCATCGATATCTTTATCAGTGGGTTTAACTTATGcatatgaaaattatgtgttatataaatggaataataaatatgattattattataaccCTGATTTAAAAGCTGTACAAAATAAGTTAcaggaaaaaaaagaagggaaacgagaaaaaaaacatgttTGTAAGCATATTATATTAGTAAGGCATGGACAatatgaaagaaaaaatcgaaatgatgaaaattccaaaaaattaacaaaagaGGGCTGTAAACAGGCAGATATTACagggaaaaaattaaaagacattttaaataataaaaaaataagtgtTATTTATCATTCAGATCTAATACGTGCAAAAGAAACAGCAGAAATCATAagtaaatattttccaaatgctaaattaataaatgatcCGAATTTAAATGAAGGGACCCCATATTTACCTAATCCAATACCGCGTAGTTCAAAATTTGATGccgaaaaaataaaagttgATAACCaaagaataaataaagcatatgaaacatatttttatcaaccTCCAGGTGATGAAGATGAATATCAATTAGTAATTTGCCATGGTAATGTAATAAGATACTTTTTATGTAGAGCTTTACAATTACCTTTATTTGCATGGTTAAGATTTTCGAGCTATAATTGTGGAATTACATGGCTAGTCTTAGATGATGAAGGATCAGTCATATTAAGAGAATTTGGATCTGTTTCACATCTTCCTTTCAATAGtgttacatatttttag
- a CDS encoding 26S protease regulatory subunit 6B, putative, whose product MRKMENVSKYLKEEDYYIKLKILKKQLDILNIQEEYIKEEHKNLKRELIRSKNEIKRIQSVPLIIGQFLDIIDNNYGIVSSTAGSNYYVRILSTLNKEDLKPSVSVALHRHSHSIVNILPSESDSSIQLLQVSERPNVKYTDLGGLDTQKQEMREAVELPLKSPELYEKIGIEPPMGILIYGPPGTGKTMLVKAVANETKVTFIGVVGSEFVQKYLGEGPRMVRDVFRLARENSPSIIFIDEVDAIATKRFDAQTGADREVQRILLELLNQMDGFDKSTNVKVIMATNRADTLDPALLRPGRLDRKIEFPLPDRKQKRLIFQTIISKMNISSDVNIENFVVRTDKISAADIAAIAQESGMQAIRKNRYIITASDFEQGYRTHVRKQLRDYEFYNI is encoded by the exons atgagaaaaatggaaaatgtTAGTAAGTACCTTAAGGAGGAagattattatataaaattgaaaattcTGAAGAAGCAACttgatattttaaatattcag gaagaatatattaaagaggaacacaaaaatttaaaaaggGAATTGATTCgatcaaaaaatgaaataaaaagaatacAAAGTGTACCACTTATAATAGGTCAGTTTTTAGATATCATAGATAATAACTATGGTATAGTTAGTAGTACAGCCGGATCTAATTATTATGTTAGAATATTATCAACATTAAACAAAGAAGATTTAAAACCATCAGTTAGTGTGGCATTACACCGGCATAGTCATTCAATAGTTAATATTTTACCATCAGAATCGGATAGTAGTATACAATTATTACAAGTTAGTGAAAGACCAAATGTTAAATATACGGATTTAGGAGGATTAGATACTCAAAAACAAGAAATGAGAGAAGCAGTTGAATTACCATTAAAAAGCCCAGAATtgtatgaaaaaattgGTATTGAACCTCCTATGggtatattaatttatggACCACCCGGTACAGGAAAAACGATGCTTGTTAAAGCTGTTGCCAATGAAACAAAAGTTACTTTTATAGGGGTTGTTGGATCAGAATTtgttcaaaaatatttaggAGAAGGGCCGAGGATGGTAAGAGATGTTTTTAGATTAGCAAGAGAAAATTCGCcatcaattatttttattgatgAAGTGGATGCAATTGCAACAAAAAGATTTGATGCACAAACAGGAGCAGATAGAGAAGTTCAAAGAATTTTATTAGAGCTTTTAAACCAAATGGATGGATTTGATAAATCAACAAATGTTAAAGTTATTATGGCAACTAACAGAGCTGATACATTAGATCCAGCTTTATTACGACCTGGTCGACTTGATCGAAAAATTGAATTCCCTTTACCCGatagaaaacaaaaaagatTAATTTTCCAAACTATTATTagtaaaatgaatattagCAGTGATGTTAATATTGAAAACTTTGTTGTTAGAACTGATAAAATTAGTGCAGCAGATATTGCTGCAATAGCACAAGAATCTGGAATGCAAGctataagaaaaaatagatatattataactGCAAGTGATTTTGAGCAAGGTTATAGAACTCATGTTAGGAAGCAATTACGAGATTAcgaattttataatatatga
- a CDS encoding lysine decarboxylase-like protein, putative — protein MELINEKDNNKINNILSNDAQLINDILKDNFQCDKEGRLVRILSEFSTVQDCLRNEGIFFTVVIFGSSRAVSYETYESNRIKYENQLKEFNEKQKDNIPLSDTEIKQYEQTKKDLDRLQKLKWSIKYYSQISELSKKLTLFFETQEGQEAVKNMSSQLPKTHHLFKNKNPETQESGEIKRSNKITVAVCTGGGPGFMEAANKGSKEANGKSLGFSITLPFEKGANQYVDENLSFKFHYFFTRKFWLVYLSLAFIIMPGGFGTLDELMEILTLKQCKRFKRHVPIILFGKEFWTSILNFDMLVEYGLISKDDVDSLFITDSIEEAYECVINFLKNSNPTTPKEVKDSS, from the coding sequence atggaattaataaatgaaaaagataacaataaaattaataatatattaagtAATGATGCCCAActaataaatgatatattaaaagacAATTTTCAATGTGATAAAGAAGGACGACTCGTACGTATACTCTCTGAATTTTCTACTGTTCAAGATTGCTTACGAAATGAaggtattttttttactgtTGTAATATTTGGATCATCTAGAGCTGTAAGTTATGAAACATATGAATCGaatagaataaaatatgaaaaccAATTAAAAGAGtttaatgaaaaacaaaaagacAATATTCCATTATCTGACACcgaaataaaacaatatgaACAAACAAAAAAGGATTTAGATAgattacaaaaattaaaatggTCGATAAAATATTACTCACAAATATCTGAACTTTCTAAAAAGTTAAccttattttttgaaacaCAAGAAGGACAAGAAGCAGTGAAAAATATGTCGTCTCAATTACCAAAAACTCACCAtcttttcaaaaataaaaatcctGAAACACAAGAAAGTGGAGAAATCAAGCgatcaaataaaattactGTAGCTGTATGTACAGGTGGAGGACCCGGATTTATGGAAGCAGCAAATAAGGGTAGTAAAGAAGCAAATGGCAAATCACTAGGATTTTCAATTACATTACCATTTGAAAAAGGAGCAAATCAATATGttgatgaaaatttatcttttaaattccattatttttttacaagaAAATTTTGGCTAGTTTATTTGTCTCTagcatttattataatgcCAGGAGGATTCGGAACTTTAGATGAACTAATGGAAATTCTTACATTAAAACAATGTAAAAGATTTAAAAGACATGTACCAATCATATTATTTGGAAAAGAATTTTGGACAtctattttaaattttgatatGCTAGTTGAATATGGATTAATATCTAAAGACGATGTAGAtagtttatttattacagATTCTATTGAAGAAGCATATGAATGtgttataaattttttgaaaaattcaAATCCTACAACCCCAAAAGAGGTCAAAGATTCTAGCTAA
- a CDS encoding 50S ribosomal protein L10, putative: MFYAKVNVRYLIFSIFFLYFIYQVCFPECSEKNNKAKTFLFLIATKVIKKNDGKLGRKHIIKLFLEKHNFTHIGKTGNNKKKIYNKFLLKSRKCSGYRNTRDGKEETVRKMKRILKVTKLLIQLNSFKLTPNLRMELLINMPRPHIRMHMVKNTLMKLSVKNTSFEAITPYLTGSNAYFFIMNEDYISFSLYCNKMFSSIYKEYKTNNFIKMGVYENTILNKKETEDLINLKSYNVYFSHLVNKINQIITTIPTSIMHIPSSIARGIYLHNKKKENM; the protein is encoded by the coding sequence atgttcTATGCAAAGGTAAATGTGAggtatttaatattttcaatattttttttgtactTTATTTATCAAGTATGTTTTCCTGAATGttcagaaaaaaacaataaggCCAagacatttttatttttaatagctacaaaagtaataaaaaaaaatgatggcAAATTAGGAagaaaacatattataaaattatttttggaAAAACACAATTTTACACACATTGGAAAAAcaggaaataataaaaaaaaaatatataataagttTTTGTTGAAGAGTCGAAAATGTAGTGGATATAGAAATACAAGAGATGGAAAAGAAGAAACTGTCcgaaaaatgaaaagaatTTTAAAGgtaacaaaattattaatccAATTAAATAGCTTTAAATTAACACCAAATTTAAGAATGGAActgttaataaatatgccAAGACCACATATACGTATGCATATGGTAAAAAACACTTTAATGAAATTGTCTGTAAAAAACACCTCGTTTGAAGCAATAACACCATATTTGACAGGAAGTAatgcttatttttttataatgaatgaagattatatatctttttctCTTTATTGCAACAAAATGTTTTCCtcaatatataaagaatataaaacaaataattttataaaaatgggagtatatgaaaatacaattttaaataaaaaagaaacagAAGATTTGATAAACTTAAAATCTTATAATGTCTATTTTAGTCATcttgtaaataaaattaatcaAATAATTACAACTATACCTACATCAATTATGCACATTCCATCATCCATAGCTCGTGGAATTTATTtgcataataaaaaaaaagaaaatatgtga
- a CDS encoding ubiquitin carboxyl-terminal hydrolase 13, putative — protein sequence MADIKSIISLISSTIKEPTKEDIIYLGECSITGHKDMFDDGIFIDLISFESFSLRNLKVNCARTNNSVTMDEHRFYLNIRKKKKVLENVEEKEIKNLNINAEGGFIDNKVYEYEYDYFVYDIKTNIYIKLSELDQNVINICNNIINHKNQIKKDNINKWINEIKESKYSKDLIQLPNIKIKNENIECAVCKSKKNLWLNLSDGYIGCGRKIYNYGGGCLNNEEGAALKHFYETGKKYPLVVKIGTITKDGNADVFSYADDENDSVIDPYIATHLNNLGINIMNLEKTEITTLEKEIQENKNINFSSILDKGIEPICEQGKVGFINLGNTCYMNCALQVLLSIKGISLKYINNLDNFLLTLDRSNKTHDDLFLQYSKLCYMAYKEDYIKNKKKYVKQFKQECQNKNIKINYDSDVDEENSVSIDPSMFRNCVNKKGNNAFCNNNQQDIYEYLSYIINELIDNENKIFDRLLNSRTTTTTETNKRKHGEIDNVTNKQEIDEKHANPYFPFDSDTILNIDKSIFNYFTFEIEQTIQSDIGNKSVSSFQNIILSLDIPIDNLLLKELEKEQNECDKTTGSENIKISLMDCLKNYIKKDNINDYYSEIENKKVQAQKDTKFKSFPPYLFIHLKRFYADENWCAKKINIPIEAHDKINLEFMRAEKNTNLDKNTNTNNICKSENNEQNILEKYKDVVDSLLDLGFEKDKIIESIKKVKIKNVNNCISYIYGEDSVELDNTQSSNKNTEINQNNLDSIISMGISKEVAMASLLINKNDLQKSIDYIFSNMDILTESKCNAIINSNKCDDGLANYELVASIVHIGNNANSGHYICYIKDNSKWYIFNDNKVGLCNGNLGKDTAYIHLYKRI from the exons aTGGCTGATATTAAAAGCATCATATCTCTGATTTCTAGTACTATAAAAGAGCCAACCAAAGAagatataatttatttaggAGAATGCAGTATAAC GGGACATAAGGACATGTTTGACGATGGTATTTTCATTGATTTGATATCCTTCGAAAGTTTCAGTTTAAGAAATCTGAAAGTGAATTGCGCTCGGACAAATAACTCAGTGACAATGGACGAACATagattttatttaaatataagaaagaaaaaaaaagtgttAGAAAATGttgaagaaaaagaaataaaaaacttaAACATTAATGCAGAAGGAGGGTTTATTGATAATAAAGTTTATGAATATGAATatgattattttgtttatgatataaaaacaaatatatatataaaattaagtGAGTTAGATCAAAAcgtaataaatatatgtaataatataataaatcataaaaatcaaataaagaaagataatataaataaatggattaatgaaataaaagaaagtaaatattcaaaagaTTTAATACAATTAcctaatataaaaataaaaaatgaaaacattGAATGTGCAGTATGtaaatctaaaaaaaatttatggCTAAATTTATCTGATGGGTATATTGGATGTGGTCGAAAAATTTACAACTATGGAGGTGGATGTTTAAATAATGAGGAAGGAGCTGctttaaaacatttttatgaaaCAGGGAAAAAATATCCTTTAGTTGTTAAAATAGGAACTATAACAAAAGATGGCAATGCTGATGTTTTTTCATATGCagatgatgaaaatgatagTGTAATAGATCCATATATTGCTACtcatttaaataatctaggtataaatataatgaatttagaaaaaacaGAAATTACTACtttagaaaaagaaatccaagaaaataaaaatattaatttctCATCAATATTAGATAAAGGAATAGAACCTATTTGTGAACAAGGAAAAGTCGGATTTATAAATCTAGGAAATACATGTTATATGAATTGTGCATTACAAGTTTTGTTGTCCATAAAAGGAATAAGtttaaaatacataaataatttggATAATTTCTTATTAACCTTAGATAGAAGTAATAAAACACATGACGATCTATTTCTGCAATATTCTAAGCTTTGTTATATGGCTTATAAAGAagattatattaaaaacaaaaaaaaatatgttaaacAATTTAAACAAGAATgccaaaataaaaatattaaaattaattatgaTAGTGATGttgatgaagaaaattCTGTTAGTATTGATCCAAGTATGTTTAGAAATTGTGTTAACAAAAAGGGAAACAATGCTTTTTGTAATAACAACCAACaagatatatatgaatatctTTCTTACATAATAAACGAATTGATAGacaatgaaaataaaatattcgaTCGATTATTAAACAGTAGAACGACCACAACTACAGAAACgaataaaagaaaacatGGGGAAATAGATAATGTAACAAATAAACAAGAAATTGATGAGAAACATGCAAACCCttattttccttttgaTTCGGAcactattttaaatatagataaatcaatttttaattatttcacTTTTGAAATCGAACAAACAATACAAAGTGATATAGGAAATAAAAGTGTGAGTTCTTTTCAAAACATCATATTGTCTTTAGATATACCAATTGATAATTTGTTGTTAAAAGAATTGGAAAAAGAACAAAACGAATGCGATAAAACTACAGGGtcagaaaatattaaaatatctTTAATGGATtgcttaaaaaattatataaagaaggataatataaatgattatTACTcagaaatagaaaataaaaaagtacaAGCCCAAAAAGATACAAAGTTTAAATCTTTCCCACCATATCTTTTTATTCATCTTAAACGATTTTATGCTGATGAAAATTGGTGtgctaaaaaaattaatataccTATTGAAGCtcatgataaaataaatctaGAATTTATGAGAGCTGagaaaaatacaaatttggATAAAAACACAAACACTAATAACATATGTAAaagtgaaaataatgaacaaaatattcttgaaaaatataaagatgTTGTTGATTCCTTATTAGATCTAGGTTttgaaaaagataaaataatcgaatcaattaaaaaagtaaaaataaaaaatgtaaataattgtatatcttatatatatggtgAAGATTCTGTAGAATTAGATAATACTCAATcaagtaataaaaataccGAAATCAATCAAAACAACTTAGATTCTATTATTTCAATGGGAATAAGTAAAGAAGTAGCTATGGCTTctcttttaataaataaaaatgatctCCAAAAGTCAattgattatattttttcaaatatggATATACTCACAGAGAGCAAATGCAACGCGATTATAAACAGCAACAAATGTGACGATGGATTGG CAAACTACGAATTGGTAGCATCAATTGTACACATAGGAAATAATGCAAATTCAGGTCACTACATATGTTATATCAAAGATAATTCAAA gtggtacatatttaatgataataagGTTGGATTATGCAATGGAAATTTGGGAAAGGATACAgcatatattcatttatacaaaaggatataa
- a CDS encoding structural maintenance of chromosomes protein 3, putative, which translates to MYIKQIKLKGFRTYKNETVIEFTKGINCIVGFNGSGKSNILMAIEFILSDMSEYKQVFLHEGIGNAVRNCYVEITFDNSEKYFSMFKENEIKIKKVLENMKCEIYVNDKNISKSQYVELLESCGLCVNNLYNIIKQGQIIKLSNMKEEEILNYLKSILGAKIFEEKKKDGLSMLRECDAKKETIQKEFNEMNTKLETLQEEFQKFLEYKKLEKEKVHLEYFLNEINYKNIYEETQILKSKLQELKNKTQDEDNALNLSNTSKSEYTEKLNKMKLEIVTIQNEFDRTISEEIQNKRNIIQLEILIDEKKKEKSLKESKNKNQIENINQINEFILRVNEKLRGLKDVITLKEKEIENKNNEINMLLSKNMPKNSNDANYSHNVKQIEKMINDVNTELSGLEKEIMKNENYLKELKEESKKLSKDVKENEHLSEKYITEINELNKKSENCVEEKRKFQRKISEGTSNLNNIKSQLIEVNDKYEEIVKSSNKEIVKMVDIILKESNINKESILGFLIDNINVDKNYIKAVDTILESHYFTLIVEDMKTAKHIVEFIEKKREEKTNKEFNFRDFFFGKLTIVPLLNVKKYNDFTYPNDKNIIPLINCVSYNSKIYEFLKTILFKTIIVKSLESCQNYLEDNYNCVNIDGDYLSKHGFVYGGYNKKKYGVYTVYNKLKELREEEKKEKTNIDNFSNNIEQLDEELRIIYDQKSTLLGQKNGCLTSLNSITNSIHINDDNIRKANEKIKSLQEKKESIEDYKNQLKMQILQLRNHSLNPDESKKGENDITSINDEVKKLKEDLNKVRNEYDDFKNKLELLYQKRNENDSNIYMKDYEDIEKEKKYYEEKIKQINKEMEIVKSNIDKILINEKKHKKKILDLCHQMNQTNEELRILEGKEENIRKKKIILPQGIKNLEDYQSYDKHQLSSKLKSITLELKQYSNINEKAGDRLNILMSDFNELKKRSEEINTSYKNIKDMIQHIGKKKDEALEATYIKINKYFSEYFSLLFKNRKASLMLKRMGEKEYKERLNEMNQKKRIRKKYIDDEAYIDKITGISINITSNEDEKMNYTIQELSGGERSIVAICLFLCLNKIDNFSFFFFDEIDAALDTVHRDNLSILLKELANKGTQFIITTFRKELLEYCENMYIVKIVDRESYITKGTKKEAYEIISIEEKNAIEN; encoded by the exons ATGTacataaaacaaataaaattaaaaggtTTCcgaacatataaaaatgaaactgTCATCGAGTTTACGAAAGGAATTAACTGCATAg ttgGATTTAATGGATCGGGGAAAAGCAACATTTTAATGGCAATTGAGTTTATATTAAGTGATATGTCAGAATATAAACAAGTTTTTTTACACGAAGGTATAGGTAATGCAGTTAGAAATTGCTATGTTGAAATAACTTTTGACAACtctgaaaaatattttagcatgtttaaagaaaatgaaattaagataaaaaaagttttagaaaatatgaaatgtgaaatatatgttaatgATAAGAATATAAGTAAAAGTCAATATGTAGAATTGTTAGAAAGTTGCGGTTTGTgtgttaataatttatacaatataattaaacaGGGGCagataattaaattaagtAATATGAAAGAGgaagaaatattaaattatttaaaaagtatattaGGTGCCAAAATatttgaagaaaaaaaaaaagatggTTTATCTATGCTAAGAGAATGTGATGctaaaaaagaaacaatTCAAAAAGAATTTAATGAAATGAATACAAAATTAGAAACTTTGCAAGAAGAGTTTCAAAAGTTTttagaatataaaaaactcgaaaaagaaaaagtaCATCTAGAATACTTTTTAAAcgaaattaattataaaaatatttatgaggaaacacaaatattaaaatcgAAATTacaagaattaaaaaataaaacacaaGATGAAGACAATGCTCTAAATTTAAGTAACACTTCGAAATCAGAGTATACAGAAAaactaaataaaatgaaattagAAATTGTTACAATTCAAAACGAATTCGATAGAACAATATCAGAGGAAATacaaaacaaaagaaatattatacagttagaaattttaatagatgaaaagaaaaaagaaaaatctTTGAAAGAAtcgaaaaataaaaatcaaattgaaaatataaatcaaattaatgaatttattttaagaGTTAACGAAAAGTTACGGGGCCTCAAAGATGTTATTACcctaaaagaaaaagaaattgaaaataaaaacaacgAAATAAACATG TTGTTATCGAAAAACATGCCAAAAAATTCGAATGATGCTAATTATTCTCATAACGTTAAACAAATTgagaaaatgataaatgaTGTTAATACGGAGTTATCTGGTTTAGAAAAAGAG ataatgaaaaatgaaaattatttgaaagaattaaaagaggaatcaaaaaaattgagCAAAGACGTTAAGGAAAACGAGCATTTAtctgaaaaatatataaccgAGATAAATGAACTTAACAAG aAATCAGAAAATTGTGTTGAagaaaaaaggaaattCCAACGGAAAATATCAGAAGGAACatcaaatttaaataatataaaaagtcAGCTGATTGAAGTAAATG ATAAATACGAAGAAATTGTAAAAAGttcaaataaagaaattgttaaaatggtggatataattttaaaagaatcaaatataaacaagGAAAGCATTTTAGGATTTTTGATAGACAACATTAAT gTCGACAAAAATTACATAAAAGCTGTTGACACAATCTTAGAAAGCCATTATTTTACTTTAATTGTTGAAGATATGAAAACAGCCAAACATATAGTAGaatttatagaaaaaaaacgcgaagaaaaaacaaataaagaatttaattttagagattttttttttggaaaattAACTATAGTACCATtattaaatgtaaaaaaatataatgattttACTTATCCAAacgataaaaatattattccCCTAATTAACTGTGTAAGTTataatagtaaaatatatgaatttttgaaaaccattttatttaaaactaTTATTGTGAAATCTTTGGAATCATGTCAAAACTATTTAGAGGATAATTACAACTGTGTCAATATCGACGGAGATTAC CTAAGCAAACACGGCTTTGTATATGGTGgatacaataaaaaaaagtatggAGTGTATACAGTTTATAATAAGTTAAAAGAATTGCgagaagaagaaaaaaaagaaaaaacaaatattgataatttttctaataatattgaacAACTAGATGAAGAGTTAAGAATTATTTATGACCAAAAATCAACTTTGTTGGGTCAAAAAAATGGATGTTTAACATCACTTAATTCAATCACAAATAGTATACACATAAATGATGATAACATTCGAAAAGccaatgaaaaaattaaaagtttacaagaaaaaaaagaaagcaTTGAGGATTATAAAAACCAATTGAAAATGCAAATATTACAATTGCGAAATCATAGTTTAAATCCAGATGAATCAAAGAAAGGAGAAAACGATATTACTTCTATAAATGATGAggtgaaaaaattaaaagaagaTCTTAATAAAGTTAGAAATGAATATGacgattttaaaaataaattggaGTTGTTATATCAGAAGAGAAATGAG aacGATTCAAACATATACATGAAGGACTATGAAGAT ATCGAGAAAGAGAAGAAATActatgaagaaaaaataaaacaaataaat AAAGAGATGGAAATTGTGAAATCCAACattgataaaattttaataaatgaaaaaaaacataaaaaaaaaatattagacTTATGCCACCAGATGAACCAAACAAACGAAGAGCTTAGAATTTTAGa gggaaaagaagaaaatatcagaaaaaaaaaaattatattgcctcaaggaataaaaaatttggaAGACTATCAAAGTTATGATAAACACCAACTATCTTCGAAGCTTAAATCAATTACACtc gaattaaaacaatattCAAACATAAACGAAAAAGCAGGAGATAGattgaatatattaatga gcgattttaatgaattaaaaaaaagaagcgaagaaataaacacgtcttataaaaatattaaagatATGATACAA CATAttgggaaaaaaaaagatgaagCCCTTGAAGCTacatacataaaaataaataaatatttttctgaatatttttcattactttttaaaaatagaaaagcTAGTTTG ATGTTAAAGCGAATGGGCGAAAAAGAGTACAAAGAAAGGTTAAATGAAAtgaatcaaaaaaaaagaataaggaaaaaatatatagatgaTGAAG CATATATAGACAAAATAACGGGAATATCCATAAATATAACCTCAAATGAGGACGagaaaatgaattataCAATTCAAGAATTGTCAG GAGGAGAAAGAAGTATTGTAGCTATTTGCCTATTCTTATGTTTAAACAAAATCGATaacttttcttttttcttttttgatGAAATCGATGCTGCCCTTGATACAGTTCACAGGGATAACCTCTCAATACt GCTAAAAGAGCTAGCTAATAAGGGGAcacaatttattattacaacGTTTAG gAAAGAGCTATTGGAATACTGTGAAAATATGTACATTGTTAAAATCGTAGACAGGGAAAGTTACATAACAAAAGGAACGAAAAAGGAGGCTTACGAAATCATTAGTAtt gaagaaaaaaatgccATAGAAAATTAG